The following DNA comes from Oceanococcus atlanticus.
TGGCGGAAACTGTGGTTGTCATTCTTGAAATGATCCCGGTTAGCGCGCAAAGGCGCCAAGACTTGGGGTGGACAGAAAGGGCGCGAATTCTAGGGATTCAGCTGACAAAAATCAAGCCGAATCAAACTCTAGTATTCGTAGGACAGTGAGACCGACGAGATGGTGTCGGTTTGCTCGGTATCAGCGGGCACGTTGCTGTTGTGCTTCACGGTAAAGGCCAGGTTGGCAAACACCCCGCCGATCACCGACAGCTTCAGCTCGCTGAGCGATTCCGTGTAGGTGTTGGTGTCACCGTACTCGGTGGTCAGGGTCTGCGCAAAACGGCTGGTCTCGCTGATCTGCCAAGCATAGATCAGACCAGCGCGTCCCACCACCTCAGATTCACGCCGCGCACCATCTTCCTGTGCCAATGTCTGGCGAGCACCGGCGCCCAGCTCCAGATCCAGCTTGTGCGATTCGCCATTGATGACACGACGACCGTAGCCCAGTGTCTGTGCGGTCCGTTCTCGGACACCACCGAACAGGTCCTTTTCGAAATCCAGCTGCAGGAACAGGTAGTCGTTCTCGGTGAAATCCAATGCGCTGCGCATGCCGACCACGTAACGCTCAGAGGTGGTGCGCTTCTCGATGTTGCCCGCATCATCCTCAGTTTCACTGCGCGCCTGCATGGCGCTGGCCTTGAGCGCGTTGTGCCACACCTCTTTGTCGTAACTCAGACCGAATTCGAAGTTGAAGGTGCTGGTCTCGCTGTTGCCGCTGGCGGCAATCGCGCCAACCGCAATTTTGCCGCCCCAGGGACTCTCTGCGACGGCCCCAACACTGTGCAAACTGGCACACAGCGCAAACACAGCCGTGCCAAGACGCATCGGATAAAATGTAGGGTTCATCTGCTTTTTCAGGGCAAAGGGCCGCGTATTCTAGGAAATGAACCATCGATTTCCAATTGAACAGGCGGACCTGTGCGTGAAATGCGGCCTGTGCGCACCGCACTGCCCCACCTACGCCCTGTCGGGCATGGAGCCGGAGTCGCCGCGCGGGCGCATCGCCATGATGACGGCAATCGCCGACGGCACGGTCGCGCCCAGCGATCGCGCGCGCGAACACCTGGATCATTGCCTGTCCTGCCAGGCCTGCGAAGCGGTATGCCCGGCCAAAGTGCCGTATCTGTCATTGCTCGACAGCCATCGCGCCTTGCATCCACCCCGCGCCCCGCGCACCCAGCGCTGGCTGCAAAGCATATTGAGCGGGCAACGCTTGCGGGGCCTGCTGCGCGCCACACTGCGCCTGGCCCAGAGACTCAGATCTTGGCTCTGGCCGATCAGCCGCGCGCTGCGGCTGACAGCCCTGAGACGTCAGCTCAGCCTGCTACCGCAAGGTCGAACCGCGGCATTGCCAGCCTTTGCGCGCAACGCCGAGGTCTACATCTTTGCCGGCTGCGTCGGCGACCTGGCCAATGCGCCGGCTGTTGAGGCCCTGCTGAGCTGCTGCCGCGCCCTCAAGCTCAAGGCCAGCGTGATTCCGGCCGGTCATTGCTGCGGCGCCCTGGCCCAGCACGCCGGTCAGCCGCAGCAGGCAGAGGCGTTGCGTGCGCGTCTGAACGACCTGCTCGATCCGTCCAAACCGGTGCTGGCACTGGATTCGGCCTGCGCCAATCAGCTGCGCGACAGTGGCTGGTCACAGGTCGAAGAGGCCTGCCACTTCCTCAATCGCCAGCACTGGCCGGATCAGGCGCTGCGCGCCCCCGAACAACGCGTGCTGATCCATCAGCCCTGCTCCCAGCGCAACGGTCTGCGCCAGCCTGAGGCCGCGCGCAGCCTGTTGCAACGCGTGACCGGCCTTGAGCTGCACGACATGCCGGATGCCGCGTGTTGCGGCGCCGCTGGCACCCACATGCTGCAATTCGCGCAACGTGCAGACGCGCTGCGCGAGAGCAAACTGGCGGCCTGCCAGGCAATCAAGCCCACCGCGCTGGTGACCACAAACATCGGCTGCGCCATGCACCTGGCCGCCGGCTTGCGCTTGCACGACGACGCCCCATTGACCACTGTATGCCACCCGGTTGAACTGATCGCACCCTGCCTTGAGTCTGTATAACCACCAGCAAATTCACGCCGCCCTGATTCAGCGCCGCACCATCCACGATTTCCTGCCGGATCGGGTGCCGCCGTGGCGCGATGTCGAAATCGCCCTGCAGGCTGCCTGCTTTGCGCCCAACCACTATTTCACACAGCCGTGGCGCTTTTACGCGATCGGTGACAAGACCAAGCAAGCGATTGTTGATCTGAATGCGGATCTGGTGGCCCGCAAACGCGGCCCCGAGGCTGGCGAAAAAAAACGCCGACGCTGGGCCGAAATTCCGGGCTGGCTGGTGATCACCTGTGAGCGCTCAAGCCAGCCGCTGCGTGCCCGCGAGGACTATGCGGCATGCTGCTGCGCGATCCAGAACCTGATGCTCGACCTGTGGGCCCGCGGGGTCGGCTGCAAGTGGACATCCGGCGATATCATCCGCGAGCCGGCGTTCTACCGCCTGCTTGGCATCAAGGCCCAGCAGCAAGAAGTGGTCGCCCTGCTCTGGTACGGCTACCCGGCGGTGATTCCGCGCACCATGCGCTCAAAGCTGGACAGCAAGCTGACCCGTCTGCCCTGACCGCCGTCACTGGTTTGCAGACAGCTGCGCCAGGGCCAGCTGCATCTGCACCGTTTCACGTGTCTGCGCCATGAGCATGCGCTGGGCCAGCTGGCGCACCGGCGTAAGACGGGCCTCGCGGGCCGCAAACTCCAGCATCGGCAGGCCGCCCTCATGGTGCGCCATCATCAGGTTCAGAAACAGGCGATCTCGCGCCTCAGCATGCGCCCGATCCAGCTGTTCGATCTGGGCACCGGTGGCCAGCCCGGGCATGCCGCTGGCCGAGTTCTCGCAGGCCACCAGATACGCTTTGAGCTTGGCATCCGGCGGACGCTGCCCGGCCAGCATCCAGTCCATCGACCGGCCTGAAGGCGCCAGGGCTTGATCCCACAGGCTGAGCCAGCCGCGCATCTGACCGAGTTCTAGCAGCTGGTTCTGGCGCACCGCTTCAGCAAAGCCGTTCAGGCCGGATTCATGACCGTGCAGAAACAGGGTGGCCAGAAATATGGCCTGATCGTGATGCTGGCTCATGTGCTGGGCAAAGCCGATATCGACCACACCGGGCGTGTTGTCCGCATAGTGCGCAGGCGCGGCCTGCGGCATCGTCAGCCACGCCCCGAACACGCCACAGGCCACCGCTGCCATCAGCGTCAGCGCATGTTTCACGGCGCCTTATCGGACAGCGGATAAACCCCGTTTTCGAATTCCAGCACCAGGAAACCGTTGTCCATGCAGGTCACCCACAACTGCTCACCCACAAAGCGCGGCGGCGAGCTGCACCAATCCGCGCTCATCTCGCCATGCACCGCGCCCAGCCCCATGGCCAACAGCTCGGGCACTGCAGCCACGTAATCGAACAGATAAGGGGTCAGCGCCAGCGGGTTTTCGCCACTGGCGTTCTGGTCGGAAATCACCGGCAGCACGCCACCGCCATAAGCATGCAGTGAACCGTGCAGACGCGGCGCTGCATCGGGCTGGGCCGGCGGATTGAAATAGGCGATCTCGCGTGGTTCACGTGGATCGCGAATGTCGAACACGCGGATGCCGGACTGGAAATAACCGCACGCCATCGCCGTCGGGTTCTCGACCCGGTCGACATCGCAATAATGCGCTTCATAGGAAAACGCGCCGTTGCGCGCGGTGTCTTCCACACGCAATGCCGCGTGTTCAGGACGCTGGATCTCCAGCTGAAGATGGGTGATCACCTCGGGGGCGGTTTCATCGCTGATGTCGATGATGCGAATGCCTTCCGAGGCAAATTCATCCGGCGCGATCAGATGCGGCACGCCATCGAAGAACACCGGCAGCGCATGCTGGCCACAACTGCGTGGATTCCAGGTCAGATGACTGATCTGGCGGACCTGCGGTGCACTGGCGCGGTTCTGCACCTCACTGATATCCAGGGTCAACACACCGCCCGGCAGGCAGGTCGCCAGATACATGCGCGTGCCATCTGCATTGAATTCAGCGCCGTGATTGGCCGGAAAGCCCTGCAAGCCGGAATACACCACCCGAGGCTGGGCCGGCTCGCTGACATCAATAGCGGTGAGGCTGCCCGCGACCAGCCCGGTCGCCCAGTAGGTCTGACCGTCAGGCGCCCAGTTGCCTTCATGACCGAGCAGATTGGCTGGCAATTCCAGCGAGGTACCGAGCAAACCGTTGCGGTGCACCGGCTGGGCGCAATCCTCATTGATGTCATACACGTCGAAAAACCCGGGCGCGGTCAGCAGGCCCACAGCCACACCACCAATCAGGCCGCGCTGCTCGTTGACCTTGAGCGACTCCCAGGTCCCCAGCAGCATGCCCGGGCTAGCATGGTGGCCGGCAAAAACCGGTGCGCTGGGATCTGACACATCCACAACCTGCATACCGGGGGTTGCACTCAGCACCGCCGCAATCGGCCCGCTGGACATATAGGCGCAATGCCCACTGGATGCACTGACCACCGAGGCACCCTGCCCCTGGTACTGCCCGACCTGTTTGAGATTGCAGGAATACGCCTGCAAATTGCGTCCGCTGTCGCGATCGGCAAGTGGCACCTGACCTTGCAGCCCGGTTTCGGGCTGGCTGCCCGGGCCACATTGAGCCGCCTGCGGCACCACCGAACGAACTTGAGAGGGCGGCGTATCAATGCGCCCTCCGTTACAGGCGCCCAGCGCCAAACTGAGGCCAACGCAGGCCGTCGCCGCATTCCATGCACGCATTACCGTCTCCCGATCTGATCCGCTGTGGGTTTTGTTATGTCAGACGAGTATCTGGCATGCCTGGCACAGGCACAAGACGCGTTGCGACCTTGTCAGGCATCACCCGGCAGGCTGCGCAGATCAACCTCGGCACGCAGCAGCAGCAGCTCGATCAGGTCACGCGCGAGGCCCTCGCGCAGACGCGCCTCTTCAACATCCTTGGCGAGCACCACCGTGGGGTCGAAACTCATGCGCCGGTCGGCCGACAGGCTGTAGACCTCGGAGCGCCATTCACCGGCCAGAATCTGGAAATCGACATGCCGGCCCAGTTCGTATTCCACCGCCTTGCCATCCGCACCAATTGCCGCCACCACCCGGGTGTCACGCAAGCGGTGCAGCTTGATGGTGAAACGTGGCTCACCCTGCGCGGTCACGCCCCGCTGTTGCAGGGCGCGATCCAGCGCGGTGGCGAAGTACAGCATGGCCGGTTGCCGCGCGGAATAGTCCAGACGGTAATGTGGCCATGCCGACGGCCAGTTGTGACTGCCTTGCAGCTGAAACCCGCAGGCGCTGAGAAACCCGATCAGGCCGATCAGCAACCCGCAGCGCAGCAAGCTGTTCACCCCACCACCAGGTTGACCAGCTTGCCTGGCACGTAGATTTCCTTGCGCAAGGTCATGCCCTCAAGGTGGCGCTTGACGTTCTCGTCCGCCTTGGCCTGGGCAAGAATCGCGTCCTTGTCAGCCGCAGCATCGACTTCGATACGCCCGCGTAACTTGCCGTTGACCTGCACCACCAGCGCGATGCTGTCGCTGACCAGTGCGCGCTCATCAACCTGCGGCCAGTTCGCATCGATCACTGCACCCTCATGCCCCAGCGCCTGCCACAGCTGGTCGCAGACATGCGGGGTTATCGGTGCCAGCAGCAGCACCGCAGTGTCCAGCGCCTCCTGCACCACCGCGCGGCCCTGCGCGCTGTCATCAGCAAAACGCGAGACCGCATTCAAAAGCTCCATCACTGCGGCGATGGCGGTATTAAAGGTCATGCGCCGACCGATGTCGTCGCCGGCCTTGCTCAAGGTTTCATGCACCTTGGCGCGCAGGCCTTTCTGCTCGCGACTCAGGGCATCAACATCCAGCGCCACCACAGCGCCGCCCTGCACGTGCGCATGCACCTGACGCCACAGACGCTTGATGAAGCGCAGCGCACCATCAACACCGGCATCCGACCATTCCAGCGACTGATCCGGCGGCGCCGCAAACATCATGAACAGGCGCACGGTGTCGGCGCCGTAGCGTTCGATCATGACCTGCGGGTCGATGCCATTGTTCTTGGACTTGGACATCTTGTTCATGCCGTCGTATTCGACAACCGAACCGTCCGACTTCAGCGTGCCACCGACAATGCGCCCGTCGGCATCGCGCTCAATCTCAACATCCAGCGGCGACACCCACTGCTGACCGCCCTTGTCATCACGGGTAAACCAGCTGTCGGCCAGCACCATGCCCTGGGTCAGCAGACGCTTGAACGGTTCATTGGAACTTAACAGCCCTTCGTCACGCATCAGCTTGTGGAAGAAACGCGCGTACAACAAATGCAGGATGGCGTGTTCGATGCCTCCGATGTACTGATCAACCGGTGCCCAGTAGTCGGCGCGCGCATCGAGCATGGCGCTGTCGGCATCCGGGCAGGCGAACCGGGCGTAGTACCAGCTCGATTCGAAGAAGGTATCGAAGGTGTCCGTCTCACGCCGGGCATCGCCGCCGCAGGAGGGGCATTTGACCTTGATCCACTCGTCCATCGTGGCCAGCGGCGATGCGCCCCCGGTCACCGTCACATCTTCAGGTAGCGCCACCGGCAGCTGGTCTTCCGGCACCGGTTGATCACCACACTGATCGCAGTAGATCACCGGAATCGGGCAGCCCCAGTAACGCTGACGAGACACACCCCAGTCGCGCAGACGGAAGTTGACCTGCTTTTCGGCGGCCTCGCCCAGATGCTGCTGTAACGCGGCAAAGGCCGCGTCAAAATCCAGACCGTCGAAATCGCCCGAATTGATCAGACGACCGCGTGCGGTGTAAGCGGCCTCGGAAATGTCCGGCACCTGCTCGCCATCAGCCGAAATCACCGCCTTGAGCGGCAAGCCGTAGGCCTGGGCGAACTCCCAGTCGCGCTGGTCGTGCGCCGGCACACTCATCACCGCGCCCGTGCCATAGGACATCAGCACGAAGTTGGCGGCCCACACCGGCACCTTCTCGCCGGTGACCGGGTGCACGGCATCAATGCCCAGCGCGATGCCTTTTTTGTCCTGGGTTTCGAGATCCGCCGCAGCGGTTCCGCCGCGCTGGCACTCGGCCACAAAAGCCGCCACTTCAGGTTTGTCCTGCGCGGCCTGCTGGGCCAGCGGGTGGCCAGCAGCAACGGCCAGGTAGGTCACCCCCATCAGGGTGTCAGGGCGCGTGGTGAAAACCTCAAGCGGCTCGGCATCGGGCACGGCGAAGCGAATGCGCAGCCCTTCGGACCGTCCGATCCAGTTGCGCTGCATGGTCTTGACCGCCTCAGGCCAGTGCTCCAGCTCATCCAGCGAGCTGAGCAGCTCCTCGGCGTAATCGGTGATCTTGAGGAACCACTGCGGAATTTCGCGCTGCTCGACCAGCGCACCGGAGCGCCAGCCGCGGCCGTCGATAACCTGCTCGTTGGCCAGCACGGTGTTGTCGACCGGGTCCCAGTTGACCACCGAATTCTTGCGGTAAACCAACCCCTTCTTCATCAGCCGGGTGAACAGCCACTGCTCCCAGCGGTAATAGCCCGGATCACAGGTCGCCAGTTCACGCGACCAGTCGTAGGCAAAGCCCAGACGCTGCAACTGACCACGCATGTAGTCGATGTTCTCGCGCGTCCAAGCCGCGGGCGGCACCTGGTTCTTGATCGCAGCGTTCTCGGCCGGCAGGCCGAAGGCATCCCAGCCCATCGGCTGAAGCACGTTTTTGCCGCACATGCGGTGGTAGCGCGCGAGCACATCACCGATGGTGTAGTTGCGCACATGGCCCATGTGCAGGCGCCCGGATGGGTACGGGAACATGCTCAGGCAGTAATATTTTTCCCGCGCCGGGTCTTCGCTGGCCTTGAAAGCCTGCGCCTCATTCCAGCGCTGCTGCACCGCGGTTTCGATCGCCTGCGGATCGTATTGGTCCTGCATCACAAGTCGGTCTTGAAAAAGGCGCGCTATGTTACCAGCCTGCGACGCATCAGCAGGCCCAGCAGCAAGGCCACGGCTAGGTAGCCAAGCAAGGGCCAGCGCCCCCAGCGCTGATAGGGCGTGAGGCCGTCACGCGGCACCACCCGGGCGCGCAGGCTGCCGCGCACGCCCCAATCCAACTGTTGCTCGACCATGCCATCCGGCCCGATCACCGCGGAGATCCCGGTATTGGCCACGCGCAGCAGGCTGCGCCCGGACTCGACCGCGCGCAAGCGCGCGATCTGCAGATGCTGCTGGGGCGCCGCCGAACCGGAAAACCAGGCATCGTTGGTCACGTTGACCAGCAGCCCCGCGTGGCGCGAGGTTTCGCGCACTTCCATCGGGAAAACGTCCTCGAAGCAGATCGACATCGAGACCGCATGACCGTTCACATCGAGGCTGCGCTGCCCATCCAGCCCGACCGCAATCGACGGAAACGGCAGATTCAGCACATCGAACATCGGGCGAATCCAGGCTGGCGCGGGTATGTATTCGCCAAACGGCACCAGATGCTGCTTCACATAACGCCCCTGATCCTGGCCCAGGGCGTAGACGGTGTTGTAAGTGGCGCCGTCCTGCTGGGTCAGTATGCCGGCGTAGAGCGTGCCGCCCGCTTCACGGGCACGCAGGTCGAGCTCTTCGAACAGCCAGGTGACATAGTCATAGGGCAGCGGTATCGCCGCCTCCGGCCAGATCACCAGATCCGCCGGCCAGGCCTGTGAGGTCATGCGCTCGTACAGCTCGATGGTCGGCAGACGATTTTCCGGTCGCCATTTCTGATCCTGACTCATATTGCCCTGGATCAGCACCGCTTCGATGGGTTCTCCCGCAGCCTGGGTCCACTGCGATGGCGCTGGCAGCAGCACATGCGCCGTGATAACCGCCAGCACAGCGCCCGCCGCCAGCAGTCGCGCGCCCCCCGCCAGCAGCGTCAGCAGCGCCACCGCAAGCAGCGCGTACACCGCCGACACGCCATGCACCCCCAGCACGGCCGCAAGCTTGAGACCACCGAGCACCTCGGTGGCCACATAGCCGAGCGAAAACCACGGAAAGCCGTCAAACAAGGTGTCGCGCGCAAACTCCGCAAACATCCAGCAGGCCGGCCATAGCCACAGACCACGCAGACCGCTGATGGGCGGGTGCAGCCAGGCCTGCAGACCTGCGGCCAGCGCCGGAAACAGGCTCAGATACAGCGCCAGCATGAGCAGCAGCAGCAACGACAAGGACAGCGGCGCACCGCCATAAACCCAGGTGCTGATCAGCACCCACCACACGCCACTGAGAAAATGCGCAAAGCCGTACAGCGCGCCCAGCAGCAGGGCCTGGCGCGGTGTGCGCCCGCGCAGCGCGTACAGCAACAACAAGGGGCCAAGTACCACCCCCGGCCAGATATTGAGCGGCGCGAACGCTGCGGTGGTCAGCAGCCCGCCCAGCAGTGCAGCGATGACGGACCGGCGCATGACGACTAATCCTGCTGCGGTTGCCCGCTCACCGTGACCCGCAGCATGGCCAGCCGTCGGCTGTCAGCCCGCGCCACCTGGAACTCGAACTCGCCCAGAGTGAGGGTTTCGCCCGACTTGGGCAGACGCCCGAAGTGATGCGTCACCAGCCCGCCCAGGGTGTCGAACTCCTGGTCCGAGAAGGTCGCCCCGAAATAGGTGTTGAAATCCTCAATCGAACACAAACCCTTGACCAGATAGTGGCGGCTGTCCTGGCGCAGGATCGACGCCCCTTCGGTTTCGTCGTACTCGTCGTCGATATCACCAACAATGGTTTCCAGAACATCCTCGATGGTCACAAGGCCGGACACACCGCCATATTCGTCGACCACCATGGCCATATGATTACGCCCGCTGCGAAACTCTTTCAGGAGCACGTTCAGGCGTTTGTTCTCAGGCACGAATTCAGCCTTGCGCAGGCAGTCCTGAATGCGGAATTCGCTGGTGTCCACGTCCTGACCTGCATACTTGAGCAGATCCTTGGCCAGCAGGATGCCGAGCACATGATCGCGGTTCTCGCCAATCACAGGAAAACGCGAGTGACCGGAATCCACCACCGCGCGCAGCACGTCTTCGATCACCATGTCGTGCTCGATGACAACCATCTGAGAGCGCGGAATCATGATGTGCTCGACCGGGGTGTCGGCTGCCTTCAGCACACCCTCGATCATCAGTTGAGCGTCGGCATCCATCAGTTCGAACTGGCGCGCTTCGCGCAGGATGGCCGAAAGTTCTTCGCGACTGCGGGGCGCCCCGGCAAGGCTGCGGCCCAAACGCCGCATCCAGTTGTCGGAAGGCCCCTCGGTACTCGAAGGATTATCGTCAGACATGATCGTGTTACTCGTACGGATCGGAAAAATTCAATTCAGCTAGCAGTTTGCGTTCCAGGTCTTCCATGCGTTCGGCCTCATCGGCCTCGACATGGTCATGACCCAGCAGATGCAGGCAGCCATGGATCACCATGTGGGCCCAATGGGCCTGCAACGATTTGCCCTGAGCCTGGGCTTCGGCAGCGACCACCGCTGCACAGATGACCAGATCGCCAAGCGCTTGTTCATCCGCCAGCTCGGCAAACTCTTCGGGCAGGGGCTCGGCGGTAAAGGACAGCACATTGGTCGGCTTGTCCTTGTCTCGATACTGCGCATTCAGGGCCTGCGATTCGGCCTCATCGACGATGCGGATGACCAGCTCGCCAACGCCGGGATGATCACGCAAGGCGATGTCGGCCCAGCTTTGCAGCAGCGCATCTTGCGGCGCGTCATGCTCACAGGCGCGCTGAACAACTAGCGACACGCTCATCGCGCATCCCCACCGTCATTTGCACCTTCATGTTCGCCGTAGGCATCGACAATGCGCTGCACCAAGGGGTGACGCACCACATCGCCGGAACGGAAGTAGGTAAAGCTGATTCCCGGCACGCCGTCCAGCACCTGGGTGGCGTGACGCAGGCCGGACTGGCCAGGCCGTGGCAGATCGACCTGGGTCACATCACCGGTCACCACGGCGGTGGAGCCGAAGCCCAGCCGGGTCAGAAACATTTTCATCTGCGCCACGGTGGCGTTCTGCGCTTCATCCATGATGATGAAGGATTCGTTCAGCGTGCGGCCACGCATGTACGCCAGCGGCGCCACTTCGATGATGTTGCGCTCGATCAGCCGCCCGACCTTCTCGAAGCCGAGCATTTCATACAGGGCGTCGTAGAGCGGACGCAGATACGGGTCAATCTTCTGGGCCAGATCACCAGGCAGAAAACCCAACCGCTCACCGGCTTCCACCGCCGGGCGCACCAGCATGATGCGGCGCACTTCGTCGCGCTCCAGCGCTTCCACCGCGGCCGCCACGGCGAGATAGGTCTTGCCGGTCCCGGCCGGACCAACCCCGAACACCAGATCATGACGCTGGATGCTGCCGAGATAATGCGCCTGACTGGGATTGCGCGGACGAATCACACCGCGGCGCGTGCGGATGCGCAGAGGCTCGGCGCTGTCTTCGGTGACCTGCTCGCGCGCCGCCATGTGCACGGCCTCGCGGTCCACCGTCGCACCACCATTGCCACCGTACAGGCGACGCACGGTCATGGCCGCCTGCTCAACCGCTTCGGCACTGCCGAGGATTTCGAAGTCATAGGCGCGGTTGCGAATCTCAACATTGAGATCCCGTTCGAGCTGACGCAAATGCTGATCCGCAGGACCACACAACGCAGATAGACGATCCTGCGACTCCGGCTGGAGTCGCAGCTGTTTGGAGGTGTTCACGAGCGCAAGGCAATCATCAGGCGGCGTGGGCTGCCGGGTTGACCAGCACGCCACGCAGGGAATTGGGCAAAGCCTCGGTAATTTCGACGTCAACAAAGCGCCCGATCAATTCCG
Coding sequences within:
- a CDS encoding (Fe-S)-binding protein; this translates as MNHRFPIEQADLCVKCGLCAPHCPTYALSGMEPESPRGRIAMMTAIADGTVAPSDRAREHLDHCLSCQACEAVCPAKVPYLSLLDSHRALHPPRAPRTQRWLQSILSGQRLRGLLRATLRLAQRLRSWLWPISRALRLTALRRQLSLLPQGRTAALPAFARNAEVYIFAGCVGDLANAPAVEALLSCCRALKLKASVIPAGHCCGALAQHAGQPQQAEALRARLNDLLDPSKPVLALDSACANQLRDSGWSQVEEACHFLNRQHWPDQALRAPEQRVLIHQPCSQRNGLRQPEAARSLLQRVTGLELHDMPDAACCGAAGTHMLQFAQRADALRESKLAACQAIKPTALVTTNIGCAMHLAAGLRLHDDAPLTTVCHPVELIAPCLESV
- a CDS encoding DUF481 domain-containing protein — its product is MNPTFYPMRLGTAVFALCASLHSVGAVAESPWGGKIAVGAIAASGNSETSTFNFEFGLSYDKEVWHNALKASAMQARSETEDDAGNIEKRTTSERYVVGMRSALDFTENDYLFLQLDFEKDLFGGVRERTAQTLGYGRRVINGESHKLDLELGAGARQTLAQEDGARRESEVVGRAGLIYAWQISETSRFAQTLTTEYGDTNTYTESLSELKLSVIGGVFANLAFTVKHNSNVPADTEQTDTISSVSLSYEY
- a CDS encoding DUF305 domain-containing protein, with the translated sequence MKHALTLMAAVACGVFGAWLTMPQAAPAHYADNTPGVVDIGFAQHMSQHHDQAIFLATLFLHGHESGLNGFAEAVRQNQLLELGQMRGWLSLWDQALAPSGRSMDWMLAGQRPPDAKLKAYLVACENSASGMPGLATGAQIEQLDRAHAEARDRLFLNLMMAHHEGGLPMLEFAAREARLTPVRQLAQRMLMAQTRETVQMQLALAQLSANQ
- the lnt gene encoding apolipoprotein N-acyltransferase gives rise to the protein MRRSVIAALLGGLLTTAAFAPLNIWPGVVLGPLLLLYALRGRTPRQALLLGALYGFAHFLSGVWWVLISTWVYGGAPLSLSLLLLLMLALYLSLFPALAAGLQAWLHPPISGLRGLWLWPACWMFAEFARDTLFDGFPWFSLGYVATEVLGGLKLAAVLGVHGVSAVYALLAVALLTLLAGGARLLAAGAVLAVITAHVLLPAPSQWTQAAGEPIEAVLIQGNMSQDQKWRPENRLPTIELYERMTSQAWPADLVIWPEAAIPLPYDYVTWLFEELDLRAREAGGTLYAGILTQQDGATYNTVYALGQDQGRYVKQHLVPFGEYIPAPAWIRPMFDVLNLPFPSIAVGLDGQRSLDVNGHAVSMSICFEDVFPMEVRETSRHAGLLVNVTNDAWFSGSAAPQQHLQIARLRAVESGRSLLRVANTGISAVIGPDGMVEQQLDWGVRGSLRARVVPRDGLTPYQRWGRWPLLGYLAVALLLGLLMRRRLVT
- a CDS encoding LPS-assembly lipoprotein LptE; protein product: MNSLLRCGLLIGLIGFLSACGFQLQGSHNWPSAWPHYRLDYSARQPAMLYFATALDRALQQRGVTAQGEPRFTIKLHRLRDTRVVAAIGADGKAVEYELGRHVDFQILAGEWRSEVYSLSADRRMSFDPTVVLAKDVEEARLREGLARDLIELLLLRAEVDLRSLPGDA
- the leuS gene encoding leucine--tRNA ligase, translated to MQDQYDPQAIETAVQQRWNEAQAFKASEDPAREKYYCLSMFPYPSGRLHMGHVRNYTIGDVLARYHRMCGKNVLQPMGWDAFGLPAENAAIKNQVPPAAWTRENIDYMRGQLQRLGFAYDWSRELATCDPGYYRWEQWLFTRLMKKGLVYRKNSVVNWDPVDNTVLANEQVIDGRGWRSGALVEQREIPQWFLKITDYAEELLSSLDELEHWPEAVKTMQRNWIGRSEGLRIRFAVPDAEPLEVFTTRPDTLMGVTYLAVAAGHPLAQQAAQDKPEVAAFVAECQRGGTAAADLETQDKKGIALGIDAVHPVTGEKVPVWAANFVLMSYGTGAVMSVPAHDQRDWEFAQAYGLPLKAVISADGEQVPDISEAAYTARGRLINSGDFDGLDFDAAFAALQQHLGEAAEKQVNFRLRDWGVSRQRYWGCPIPVIYCDQCGDQPVPEDQLPVALPEDVTVTGGASPLATMDEWIKVKCPSCGGDARRETDTFDTFFESSWYYARFACPDADSAMLDARADYWAPVDQYIGGIEHAILHLLYARFFHKLMRDEGLLSSNEPFKRLLTQGMVLADSWFTRDDKGGQQWVSPLDVEIERDADGRIVGGTLKSDGSVVEYDGMNKMSKSKNNGIDPQVMIERYGADTVRLFMMFAAPPDQSLEWSDAGVDGALRFIKRLWRQVHAHVQGGAVVALDVDALSREQKGLRAKVHETLSKAGDDIGRRMTFNTAIAAVMELLNAVSRFADDSAQGRAVVQEALDTAVLLLAPITPHVCDQLWQALGHEGAVIDANWPQVDERALVSDSIALVVQVNGKLRGRIEVDAAADKDAILAQAKADENVKRHLEGMTLRKEIYVPGKLVNLVVG
- a CDS encoding LVIVD repeat-containing protein, yielding MRAWNAATACVGLSLALGACNGGRIDTPPSQVRSVVPQAAQCGPGSQPETGLQGQVPLADRDSGRNLQAYSCNLKQVGQYQGQGASVVSASSGHCAYMSSGPIAAVLSATPGMQVVDVSDPSAPVFAGHHASPGMLLGTWESLKVNEQRGLIGGVAVGLLTAPGFFDVYDINEDCAQPVHRNGLLGTSLELPANLLGHEGNWAPDGQTYWATGLVAGSLTAIDVSEPAQPRVVYSGLQGFPANHGAEFNADGTRMYLATCLPGGVLTLDISEVQNRASAPQVRQISHLTWNPRSCGQHALPVFFDGVPHLIAPDEFASEGIRIIDISDETAPEVITHLQLEIQRPEHAALRVEDTARNGAFSYEAHYCDVDRVENPTAMACGYFQSGIRVFDIRDPREPREIAYFNPPAQPDAAPRLHGSLHAYGGGVLPVISDQNASGENPLALTPYLFDYVAAVPELLAMGLGAVHGEMSADWCSSPPRFVGEQLWVTCMDNGFLVLEFENGVYPLSDKAP
- the ybeY gene encoding rRNA maturation RNase YbeY, coding for MSVSLVVQRACEHDAPQDALLQSWADIALRDHPGVGELVIRIVDEAESQALNAQYRDKDKPTNVLSFTAEPLPEEFAELADEQALGDLVICAAVVAAEAQAQGKSLQAHWAHMVIHGCLHLLGHDHVEADEAERMEDLERKLLAELNFSDPYE
- a CDS encoding HlyC/CorC family transporter encodes the protein MSDDNPSSTEGPSDNWMRRLGRSLAGAPRSREELSAILREARQFELMDADAQLMIEGVLKAADTPVEHIMIPRSQMVVIEHDMVIEDVLRAVVDSGHSRFPVIGENRDHVLGILLAKDLLKYAGQDVDTSEFRIQDCLRKAEFVPENKRLNVLLKEFRSGRNHMAMVVDEYGGVSGLVTIEDVLETIVGDIDDEYDETEGASILRQDSRHYLVKGLCSIEDFNTYFGATFSDQEFDTLGGLVTHHFGRLPKSGETLTLGEFEFQVARADSRRLAMLRVTVSGQPQQD
- a CDS encoding nitroreductase family protein; protein product: MSLYNHQQIHAALIQRRTIHDFLPDRVPPWRDVEIALQAACFAPNHYFTQPWRFYAIGDKTKQAIVDLNADLVARKRGPEAGEKKRRRWAEIPGWLVITCERSSQPLRAREDYAACCCAIQNLMLDLWARGVGCKWTSGDIIREPAFYRLLGIKAQQQEVVALLWYGYPAVIPRTMRSKLDSKLTRLP